cgggccggctcacaagcctccacaaagcccaacagaTTCTTCACATATTTGTGAGAATTCTACAAGTAGAACTATCAAAATAATGTACTTCCTCCGTCtcaatttatgttatatttttcagatttcaaatttcaaacaattttatttttgatcataattttttcctatatcttttggtcattttgaattgttaattattgtgacttataatatttttttaatataatttacaaatatataaatttcatttcaaaaagatttCCACTCAAAGCAAGAAGTGACGACTACACAGTTTATAAGACTTCAAATTTGTTTCTTCCAAATTAAAATTAGTGCACATTTTATAGTGACTCTTCTATAGTTTAATTGCTTCATAGTTAATTTTATCATTGTAAGCTGATACAGATATACAATGCTATACTCCCACCCCCCACCCACGCAAAACAAAAAGCATGGGATGATACTTTATTTTGAGAGATCGGGTTTGTTCagaattaaatttgatttagacaaattattttttaatttttctttgtattgtGAAGGAATATATTGACACAACTATTGATTGATATTAGATACAttacatatgatataatttgataTACACCTGCCATGATACACGTACCAAATTTTATATAATCCAGAATACCAAACACTAATCAAATTGAACATATTGCTACAGGAGGCATATGGCGATCGAACAGTTTAGAGAAGGCGTACTTGATTTATACAAAATAGGTTGACCAAAAAATCAATAGTAATATACttcttctaaaataaataattgattgaactaaATCAGACACATATACTGCTAACCAATTCTTTTTACTGCAAAGAGGACCACATGGAGTGCATGTTCAAGGCTGGGATCCCTAGGCTGCTAGTTTAAGaattaaaaagatatataaCCATCAACAATACTTATGGAATAAAATCAGTTGGTTATTTGGACTCAGTGATGGTTTAATTAATGagcaatttaaaaaaataattatatttataaaattattaaagtttaatggctataaatatgttatttactaGAAATGACTatagtttatttcaatttctagGTGCatgtttgtattaaattttatttatttattgttattattattatttatacaataCACTAGATAAGATATGATATGTTACCATAACTTCCAAGTACCAACCATTTATTATGTTCCTAAATAACTGAAATTTCCATTATTAAATTATCAACTAATAATTACATATTGTATGGAAATATGATTGATCCACATAATACAAAAGGTTGTATTTATATTCCTAAATACAATATATTCactaaataataatcataaaggtattcataaaattttgaatataaaaatttattcatgtCTTTTCTCGTTGTATTTTTgcatatgtttttattttttatttatttatacactAATACAGTTGTAATTACAAtaactaaataagaaaaatgtattacttgTACGATTAGcatatgaatattttgaattcaaataggtgtttctatttttaaaacttaaagtattaatatatcaaggatacaagtatttataaaaatttaatttttaatacatcAAACAAGGTAAAGTAGTACAATTTTAGAATATGAATAcaacaatttgaaaaatgaatagaCTATTgttaaccaaaaaaatgaatacaccaatatactataatataaatacactgttgttaaataagaaaatggaaAAGCAATAGAATGTGTATGTATCAAAGTGTGTAAGTATTCGACtatatcaaaaaatgaaaaaaatcaacaaaacgTCGATCTATGTTTTGaaaacttttctataatacTTGAGGCTTGACGTTAACTTcggtatttatttataaaaatatagtattgaTGTATCCAACTATAGTTGTATTGCATAATCAAATTGGATAAATTACTTATGTAtccaaatatatttgtattcacaAATCaccattttattaatattacaatacaattatctatgtatataagtattattaaatataaacatttGACATTTGATTGAACcacaaatataagtataaatatAAGTATAGTAAATTGAACCACAAAAATCACACTGCAATCATACAAAAGGATCTTGAATTGGAAGGAATTAGGggggaaaatacaaaaaatctGTAATATAAGGATATTGATGAAGGAGAATGTatgaatacataattaattatgagtttaacaataatttttctatttattatttatttatattaaatataaaaaaactgaTTAttgatatacaattaaatttgctatttattatatatttagtaatataacataaaaaaaattaaactatagctatattatttaaatgtatattgaaGTTTGCAATATTATGTagtttttccttaattttatataatttaattcattccTCCACTCGGCAACTccactttttgaaaaataaaagtagaattaCTATGGAGTGATAAATacatattcatttttaactaGAGGTCTTTGATTTGAATTACTAGAATTTAAAGTTGCAtttgttagaaaatattttaatctctAATCTTAAAACCTTCTTATGTGGGCTTCGATATAAGTATCAAACATTGagtgtgaaaaaaaaaagaaaaagataataaGGAAAATGAAGGAtcgtttaattttaatttgtttcgtAAAGAAAATGGGTATTATGGAGAATCAAAAGGacaacatatttaatttttatagtaTAGTAATAAAGCTGTTGTTGACCGTACCAACCTTGTATTccatattcttttatttatttatacacaATGAAAAAGGCATCACATGATTACCCACTTGcttctttatttataaaagttaaCAATAACGTGAATTGAGGAACAAAACTTAATTACTTAGATGCTTGGCCACCAATTGCTTTTTGACAAAACTGTTAAGTTAATTGacgataattttatttaattttagaatatttttgcTCATTTTGCATGCATATACTTGGAATAGGCAATAGCACAAGTTGGATAATGCTTTAAGGGTATATTCATACTCTTTtataacaaaagaaatataGAAACGTCTGATGTCCATCCCTAGACTAGACTCtatctaaatattttacttttataaacaTAGTTTGAAGGGAACAAGTTATTGCCATACTCACAGATTATGAGAAGTTTAGGGTCAGCCGcctgtttcttttttttgttcataTATACACTTTGCTTGGTTTTGTCTTGTTATTGATAAAGAAATCAGAGTGAAAAGGAATATAAATGAATAGCCTCAGctattttttactaatatatatataaatataaaaggcATGAGAGGAAAAGAGGTTCACTGTTGGAGTGAAGACTTTGTAAGCACAACAAAAAGTGCAGATTGGATGGACCATATTCTTTCCTTTCGCTATTCGACTTTTTTCCAACAACCTACATcccatcattcattcattcatttctcCACTAGGAGAATAATGAGTTTTTAAGTCCCATCTTGCCTTTGTTACAATTGGAATTTGATATCCCTAGCTTTCAAGTGAATATGAGatttgaaatcaaaatttcGATGAATATCATAAACTACTTCAAATTTAAGTTCCAAAAGTGTAGCAGATAAAGCCAGAAGTGAGTGTAAACTGAGAATAACAGTAGCATCACCAAAGAGGTGTAATACATAGGGAGGAATCGACCTTTTTGTTTTTGTCCATCTCCCACTCCCACTCCAGCCATGTGGCCAGTGGACCTTTACTTACCATAGCTAAAGAGAAGAGAATTATCTGTGCCCCTTCACACTACAAATATAACACACTCTTCCTTGCAGACAAATCACAGCAACCCCACCTTCTACCTCACCTCACATGTTCAAACTAATACACAAAACCCATGTGCAACAATTATTTCATTACTTGACAAGATTCTATCAATCACCCTACACCTGTGTTTGAAGAAAGAATTCAACACGCACCCTTTAACATAGAGTAGGCGAACCATGTGCCACGTAATAGCAATCAATCCAACTAAAAGAGCAAAACACCACTTTTACGAAAACTacttcataataaattattcacaAATCTCAGATAAGAATGTACAGAATGTAAGGTTGCAAACGAACCACAACATGCCTCAAATACTTTTTTATGAAAGGAAAGACCAGAATCTACACATTTTGTTCTTCAAACTGCCTGCTCGCTTCTTTTATGCAGTATGAGTAAGATTGATAGCCCTGTTCAGTCTGTCCAGAATACCATTAGCCTTCCTCTTGGCTCTTGCTGTACCATTTTGAGCAAGTTGAGAGATTGTCCCATATGTTTTCTCCTCATCCCTTAATGTCTTCCACTTGGTTCGATCACTGTAACAGATTGTATAAAGGACTGCAATACAATTCTCCTTGCTGCGACCACACGAGCTCTCCCTTATTATATTAAGCAAACATGTAACCGCCCCAAGGTCACCCATCTCCTCAACTGCCTTTTGATTATTTGATAGCATAGCTAGTATAGCTAGCAACTCATCGACATGCACGTTACTCATTATCTTTTTTAGGATAGCCCTCACAGCACCATCTCTAACCGCTCTCGCCTTATTGTCCTGAATAATGCAAAGACTAAAAAGAGCTGATGCAACATCCTTCATTGCGACTGGGTTCCCTTCATCTAGAAGTTCAACCAGTGGTTTAAGGGCACCAGATTTTCCAATAAGCTCTTTATTAGAATCAAGTGCAGATAGGGTGAAAAGGGCAGCTGCTGCATTGCTCCTTGTTTCAATTGTTCCTGATCTTAGTGCCTCCACAAGAAGTGGAATAACCTTTGGAGTCTCCGCGACAAGCTTCTTGTTATTGTCATGGATGGACAGATTCAAAAGTGTTGTGATTATGTCTTCCTGGAGATTTGGATTAACATTGCTGTTGCTTTGAGATAGGGGACGAACAAGTTGAGGAATTGCATCTGTAGATTCTCCAAATAGTGACCGAAATGAAGGCATTTTCTTCGTCAACAAACGTAATTCTCTTGCAGCAACTTTTTGATCAGATAAGGTTGAAGACATCTTCTTAAGCAACGACAAGAACAAATCACGGTCAGCTTCAGTCAACCCTTCATCATTCAAATACTGAACAGAGTCTGGCATTTGAATCCCATTATTTTTACACCATTGCGATATCATATTCCGAATCAAGTGATTAGGTGTAAGAATTGTATGTGAAAGTACTTGTTGTGTTTGAGGGCACGTCCTATTCCCAGCTTTTAACCATTTCTGAATGAAGGGTCTGTCATAAGTCTGCAAATATTCCCACAATATATCAGCAAATATACAACCAACAACTGTAAGAAGAAACTGAACCAAAACACAGATATACCAGTAGTTGAATGTTGAAAATTACAAAACACGCTCAACAGGATGTACATGTGCTCTATAAGAACTCAATAAATCAGAAAGAAAGATTAATACTCATGACACTCACAATAACACAAATAAAGCAGATATCAAGTAATTAACAGTAACCCATGTACAACTCCCCAGTTCATTAGCAAAATTGAAAAGGAATCACCCCCTTCCAAGTTCAATCTACCAAACCCCCATAATTCCAcaaacatttaaaaatcatatcaatCAAACACAccgaacaatttttttttttaaaaaaatgtactaACCTGACCGGAAGCAAGCATAACAGGATCTGTCATAAGTTGTTTAGAAAGTGGACATCGAAATTCGTCAGGAAAAGGAAGATCGAGAGAGGATGGAGATCGTTTAATCTTTAATTCCTTCAAAGCAAGAAGTATTTGCTGGGTTTTATCGATAGCATCAACATTAATCTCCTCTTGAGACAAAATCGCCTTAACCAATCTCTGCAACTCTCTTTTCAACTCTATCTCTTTAACCGTAAGTGGATCTCCTTCAACAACACCCGTTTTCGCcattgaaataacaaaaatcaatgaaatagaTCTATCCTTTACAAGCAAAACAACATTTCAGAAATGTAACATTTTCATCGCcacaacacacaacacacaacacacaactgttctttctttctctacatacatacatacatacagaagagagggagagggagagggagagggagaggGAGGAGTATATCGTAAGAATAGATATTTGGGGATTTTGGGGGGTTATGTCATCTaataagtgtgtgtgtgtatgtatgtaagTGGGGTCCATATCAGGGGAATCCGTGGCCGGACAGCTGGCAGCTACGCGGAAGAGTCTTATGATGGACTCGTCAGCATCCACTCTTTCTGCTTTCCTCACCGctcttctctttcttcttttctaccTCTTTCTTTTCCATGTTTAGTTTTTTTCAACAtcaattttccaaatattttaattaataaatttgaccacattatattttcatgcatatatatatatatatatatatattattttttttttgaatttcaaaaatttcatttatgaactttaaatttttcaatattttttgaaatctttgacttatttcaatatgtttttataattgtaaatttaattatttatttgatttcttaaatcttatatcatattatattaatgtGAGAATTATAAAATTTACGATATGTATTAAAGTAATTTTACTTAACTAAAAGATAAAGAGTACTATGTAATGTACCAATTCACTTAAAGAGGATCAGAAAACTGATTCTCACACTAAATTTTTCTAAACTTACAATTTATGCGTtaggattttaaaatttttaattattttttaaaagataaaaaattttatattctttaatttattcacTTCATAATTTAAGggagtaaaatgataaatttattatgttaatcattattttcataataagTATATCAATTTAAATGAGAACAAGTAATAGAGAGCAAAAATGTAATAATGGTACAacaattaaattgttttttttttttgaaaaaaaagtaagagGAAAAACTTATTTCTCGAAAGCACGTGTCTTATCTCATAAGATTTCTCTGTCAAATTATCACTAAAATTGAGTTTCTATTTAAAGTTATAActtcataattttgaaattaaccAGTATACCATGTTTCTCCTTTTATAATTCTTTCTAATAATTGTACTAGGGGTGTGCATCGGTCGGTTCGATTCGGTTTTACATATAATCGGTTCGGTTTATCGGTTTTAAAATATGCTAACCCAATAACAAAccaataagaatttttttatcgATTTATCGGTTTAACGGTTTTTGATGTTATCGGTTCGGTTTCGGTtaacccaataagaaaatgtcgatcaaataatatataatagtacGTATGTTATAATTACATGTCACCAACTTACCGCCAAAACATAATAGAAAACTTTGAAtgttgatcaaattactaaTATTCACAAACTTGCAAAAGCTATCGCCTACAATTACGAACtagaattaaaactaaaataaaatatttcaatgagACAATCTTGAACAGTTGCTTGATCCACCAGATAATCAACCAAGTTCTCACCAATTTCCTAACCAAAAAATCACATAGCCTGAAAAGCTAATATTGaatctatttatgtattaaattatgtatatttaatattgAGGAAGGGTAAAGTAGTAAATAACAATCGTCTTATTGGGTTATCGgtttacccaataacccaataggAAAAACCAAAACcgacccaataacccaataattattttttctaaacccattaaaaacccaataacccaataacccaataacaataacccaataacattttatCGGTTCGGTTTATTGGTCGGTTCGATTTTTGCACACCCCTAAATTGTACGTCATTTCTTTTATGACTTTACCTGGTCAagaaatgtttttacattttaaacAACTCCTATACAAAGCATTAGAAATGAAAAAGTTATaactaaattcaaataattGAACTTGACAAATGACAATACGATTTGTTATGAATATATTCTGGAATGGAATGAATTCTTTTATATTTGCTCGTTGGTTCTCTCTTAAATTCAAGAAACTTTCTGATAAGACACTGCTCTTATTCTCTTTCTTTCTACTCCTTCTGGTCACTTCTATGTGTCAACTATCATGTtgcatttttaaaaagttaatctGATTAATTATTAGTTACGTTAcactaatttgatatttttaaaaaaaattagatattaaaaaattatatgaaaaataatataaattgtatCAGTATGACGAAAAAGTATATGGTAAAATGTTAGTcataatttttatagtttaactctaaaaaaagaaactataacaattaaaagtggACGGATGTAataattaaatcttttttttgttttattgtaGTAGTGGTTATCCAAACTCCTCAAAGAAATTTTTTGATGCTCTTGAAATCTTCTTTGCCTCGATTAACAATCTTCTTTCACTCTACTATGAAGGACTTGGTTTTTTCACTTCTCACAAGTGTTTTCTTGATAACATATCCTATAGTATCTTAAGGAACTATTTCTTAGGTAATTCTTTGTCATAACCACTACAAACTCTTATTTGAGACATGATTGATATCCAGTAGAGCATATGTTTGTCATGTTTTGctaataatttgatattcaTCAACACTATACTATTGGTGTAACGACCTGTGggttagtcgttttgagcagcagattttatttctggaaaaactgtgtgagtcgacggaacccacgacggacggtcatgggcacgacggtccgtcgagggggtctcgttccaaaagacttagacttctgaaatttgggtactgaaatcgactctctNNNNNNNNNNNNNNNNNNNNNNNNNNNNNNNNNNNNNNNNNNNNNNNNNNNNNNNNNNNNNNNNNNNNNNNNNNNNNNNNNNNNNNNNNNNNNNNNNNNNNNNNNNNNNNNNNNNNNNNNNNNNNNNNNNNNNNNNNNNNNNNNNNNNNNNNNNNNNNNNNNNNNNNNNNNNNNNNNNNNNNNNNNNNNNNNNNNNNNNNNNNNNNNNNNNNNNNNNNNNNNNNNNNNNNNNNNNNNNNNNNNNNNNNNNNNNNNNNNNNNNNNNNNNNNNNNNNNNNNNNNNNNNNNNNNNNNNNNNNNNNNNNNNNNNNNNNNNNNNNNNNNNNNNNNNNNNNNNNNNNNNNNNNNNNNNNNNNNNNNNNNNNNNNNNNNNNNNNNNNNNNNNNNNNNNNNNNNNNNNNNNNNNNNNNNNNNNNNNNNNNNNNNNNNNNNNNNNNNNNNNNNNNNNNNNNNNNNNNNNNNNNNNNNNNNNNNNNNNNNNNNNNNNNNNNNNNNNNNNNNNNNNNNNNNNNNNNNNNNNNNNNNNNNNNNNNNNNNNNNNNNNNNNNNNNNNNNNNNNNNNNNNNNNNNNNNNNNNNNNNNNNNNNNNNNNNNNNNNNNNNNNNNNNNNNNNNNNNNNNNNNNNNNNNNNNNNNNNNNNNNNNNNNNNNNNNNNNNNNNNNNNNNNNNNNNNNNNNNNNNNNNNNNNNNNNNNNNNNNNNNNNNNNNNNNNNNNNNNNNNNNNNNNNNNNNNNNNNNNNNNNNNNNNNNNNNNNNNNNNNNNNNNNNNNNNNNNNNNNNNNNNNNNNNNNNNNNNNNNNNNNNNNNNNNNNNNNNNNNNNNNNNNNNNNNNNNNNNNNNNNNNNNNNNNNNNNNNNNNNNNNNNNNNNNNNNNNNNNNNNNNNNNNNNNNNNNNNNNNNNNNNNNNNNNNNNNNNNNNNNNNNNNNNNNNNNNNNNNNNNNNNNNNNNNNNNNNNNNNNNNNNNNNNNNNNNNNNNNNNNNNNNNNNNNNNNNNNNNNNNNNNNNNNNNNNNNNNNNNNNNNNNNNNNNNNNNNNNNNNNNNNNNNNNNNNNNNNNNNNNNNNNNNNNNNNNNNNNNNNNNNNNNNNNNNNNNNNNNNNNNNNNNNNNNNNNNNNNNNNNNNNNNNNNNNNNNNNNNNNNNNNNNNNNNNNNNNNNNNNNNNNNNNNNNNNNNNNNNNNNNNNNNNNNNNNNNNNNNNNNNNNNNNNNNNNNNNNNNNNNNNNNNNNNNNNNNNNNNNNNNNNNNNNNNNNNNNNNNNNNNNNNNNNNNNNNNNNNNNNNNNNNNNNNNNNNNNNNNNNNNNNNNNNNNNNNNNNNNNNNNNNNNNNNNNNNNNNNNNNNNNNNNNNNNNNNNNNNNNNNNNNNNNNNNNNNNNNNNNNNNNNNNNNNNNNNNNNNNNNNNNNNNNNNNNNNNNNNNNNNNNNNNNNNNNNNNNNNNNNNNNNNNNNNNNNNNNNNNNNNNNNNNNNNNNNNNNNNNNNNNNNNNNNNNNNNNNNNNNNNNNNNNNNNNNNNNNNNNNNNNNNNNNNNNNNNNNNNNNNNNNNNNNNNNNNNNNNNNNNNNNNNNNNNNNNNNNNNNNNNNNNNNNNNNNNNNNNNNNNNNNNNNNNNNNNNNNNNNNNNNNNNNNNNNNNNNNNNNNNNNNNNNNNNNNNNNNNNNNNNNNNNNNNNNNNNNNNNNNNNNNNNNNNNNNNNNNNNNNNNNNNNNNNNNNNNNNNNNNNNNNNNNNNNNNNNNNNNNNNNNNNNNNNNNNNNNNNNNNNNNNNNNNNNNNNNNNNNNNNNNNNNNNNNNNNNNNNNNNNNNNNNNNNNNNNNNNNNNNNNNNNNNNNNNNNNNNNNNNNNNNNNNNNNNNNNNNNNNNNNNNNNNNNNNNNNNNNNNNNNNNNNNNNNNNNNNNNNNNNNNNNNNNNNNNNNNNNNNNNNNNNNNNNNNNNNNNNNNNNNNNNNNNNNNNNNNNNNNNNNNNNNNNNNNNNNNNNNNNNNNNNNNNNNNNNNNNNNNNNNNNNNNNNNNNNNNNNNNNNNNNNNNNNNNNNNNNNNNNNNNNNNNNNNNNNNNNNNNNNNNNNNNNNNNNNNNNNNNNNNNNNNNNNNNNNNNNNNNNNNNNNNNNNNNNNNNNNNNNNNNNNNNNNNNNNNNNNNNNNNNNNNNNNNNNNNNNNNNNNNNNNNNNNNNNNNNNNNNNNNNNNNNNNNNNNNNNNNNNNNNNNNNNNNNNNNNNNNNNNNNNNNNNNNNNNNNNNNNNNNNNNNNNNNNNNNNNNNNNNNNNNNNNNNNNNNNNNNNNNNNNNNNNNNNNNNNNNNNNNNNNNNNNNNNNNNNNNNNNNNNNNNNNNNNNNNNNNNNNNNNNNNNNNNNNNNNNNNNNNNNNNNNNNNNNNNNNNNNNNNNNNNNNNNNNNNNNNNNNNNNNNNNNNNNNNNNNNNNNNNNNNNNNNNNNNNNNNNNNNNNNNNNNNNNNNNNNNNNNNNNNNNNNNNNNNNNNNNNNNNNNNNNNNNNNNNNNNNNNNNNNNNNNNNNNNNNNNNNNNNNNNNNNNNNNNNNNNNNNNNNNNNNNNNNNNNNNNNNNNNNNNNNNNNNNNNNNNNNNNNNNNNNNNNNNNNNNNNNNNNNNNNNNNNNNNNNNNNNNNNNNNNNNNNNNNNNNNNNNNNNNNNNNNNNNNNNNNNNNNNNNNNNNNNNNNNNNNNNNNNNNNNNNNNNNNNNNNNNNNNNNNNNNNNNNNNNNNNNNNNNNNNNNNNNNNNNNNNNNNNNNNNNNNNNNNNNNNNNNNNNNNNNNNNNNNNNNNNNNNNNNNNNNNNNNNNNNNNNNNNNNNNNNNNNNNNNNNNNNNNNNNNNNNNNNNNNNNNNNNNNNNNNNNNNNNNNNNNNNNNNNNNNNNNNNNNNNNNNNNNNNNNNNNNNNNNNNNNNNNNNNNNNNNNNNNNNNNNNNNNNNNNNNNNNNNNNNNNNNNNNNNNNNNNNNNNNNNNNNNNNNNNNNNNNNNNNNNNNNNNNNNNNNNNNNNNNNNNNNNNNNNNNNNNNNNNNNNNNNNNNNNNNNNNNNNNNNNNNNNNNNNNNNNNNNNNNNNNNNNNNNNNNNNNNNNNNNNNNNNNNNNNNNNNNNNNNNNNNNNNNNNNNNNNNNNNNNNNNNNNNNNNNNNNNNNNNNNNNNNNNNNNNNNNNNNNNNNNNNNNNNNNNNNNNNNNNNNNNNNNNNNNNNNNNNNNNNNNNNNNNNNNNNNNNNNNNNNNNNNNNNNNNNNNNNNNNNNNNNNNNNNNNNNNNNNNNNNNNNNNNNNNNNNNNNNNNNNNNNNNNNNNNNNNNNNNNNNNNNNNNNNNNNNNNNNNNNNNNNNNNNNNNNNNNNNNNNNNNNNNNNNNNNNNNNNNNNNNNNNNNNNNNNNNNNNNNNNNNNNNNNNNNNNNNNNNNNNNNNNNNNNNNNNNNNNNNNNNNNNNNNNNNNNNNNNNNNNNNNNNNNNNNNNNNNNNNNNNNNNNNNNNNNNNNNNNNNNNNNNNNNNNNNNNNNN
The nucleotide sequence above comes from Solanum pennellii chromosome 9, SPENNV200. Encoded proteins:
- the LOC107031669 gene encoding U-box domain-containing protein 9; this translates as MAKTGVVEGDPLTVKEIELKRELQRLVKAILSQEEINVDAIDKTQQILLALKELKIKRSPSSLDLPFPDEFRCPLSKQLMTDPVMLASGQTYDRPFIQKWLKAGNRTCPQTQQVLSHTILTPNHLIRNMISQWCKNNGIQMPDSVQYLNDEGLTEADRDLFLSLLKKMSSTLSDQKVAARELRLLTKKMPSFRSLFGESTDAIPQLVRPLSQSNSNVNPNLQEDIITTLLNLSIHDNNKKLVAETPKVIPLLVEALRSGTIETRSNAAAALFTLSALDSNKELIGKSGALKPLVELLDEGNPVAMKDVASALFSLCIIQDNKARAVRDGAVRAILKKIMSNVHVDELLAILAMLSNNQKAVEEMGDLGAVTCLLNIIRESSCGRSKENCIAVLYTICYSDRTKWKTLRDEEKTYGTISQLAQNGTARAKRKANGILDRLNRAINLTHTA